GCATCGCGAATCAGCGTCAGCCCTTCGGTCGCCGTAGCCGCCGTGGTCACGAGGTACCCTTCCTCGGCAAGAATCGCTTCCAGCGAGGTGCGGATTTCGGCTTCGTCATCGACGATCAGAACGTGATTCAATCAGTAACTCCTCACGATGAGTCTACCTGTTCATTCCTGAAGGCCTTGCCCGATTCTTATTTGTTCGCTACTGTTGAAGAAATGCGGGAGCATAGCTATCTCGGCGAGTTCGAACTCATGGTTCTCCTCACCATCCTGCACCTCGGCGACGAGGCTTACGGCGTCCCGCTCGCCCGCGAGTTAGCCATCCGCCGGGGACGCGAAGTAGCCGTCGGCAGCGTCTACGCCTCCCTCGATCGTCTCGAGATCAAGGGCCTGATCGCCTCCAGCCTCGGCGAATCGACACCCGAACGCGGCGGCAGGGCCAAACGATACTTCCGCGTCACCGATCA
This genomic window from Granulicella sibirica contains:
- a CDS encoding PadR family transcriptional regulator, with the protein product MREHSYLGEFELMVLLTILHLGDEAYGVPLARELAIRRGREVAVGSVYASLDRLEIKGLIASSLGESTPERGGRAKRYFRVTDQGLQAVHETRRVLSKLWKSLPTMGEDLA